A region of the Methylobacterium nodulans ORS 2060 genome:
AGGCGCCCGGCGCGGGCACGGTGTGGTCCCTCAACACCGACACGGTCCGCAATGGCCTGATGGGAGGCGAGAACAGCTTCGGCGGCTTCGTCGGCAGCGGCAAGCCGGGTGCCCCCGGCACGATCGGCGAGAAGAACGGCACGATCGGCTACGAGCTCGATTTCACCAACTGGGATGCCCATAGCTCACCCGGAAAGGGTCCCTTCACGGTCGGGCAATACGTGCATGCGCAGGGGTCGTTCACGTCGCTCAGCGCGATCTATTTCGACGCGCACATGGCTCAGAACGTGCCCGCCTGGCACAACGGCATCTTCTTCAACGGCGACGCGGTCGTCGAGATGAACACCTTCATGGACGCGACCCGGTCGCGTCATTCCTTGACCGTGGCCGGCCATCATGATGTCGGCTTGAATACCACGATGGCGAATGCGGACATGACGGCCGTGGCCCTGCGACCGGGTCAGACCGCGTGTTTCGACGGCCGCAACCGGTGCATCACCTGGAAGGACGGCCGGCTCATCTACATGAATGGGCAGGGCGTGCCGGTCTTCAGCGTCGACGAGGACGGCAATGCGAGCTTCCGCGGTCGCGTCCGGCAGAACGTCCGATAGGGCGGCCCGGCGCGATGTGGCATCGCCTCTCGCGGACGGAGCCTACGGCTGCGCTGCGGCGGCCCGCAGGATCAGCCGGCTGCCGCGCACCTCGCAGGAGGCGGGAGGTCCGGCCCGTTTCCTCTCTTCAACTCTCTCTGTTTCAAGAGCCACTGAGACCGTCCGTTCGCGTTTGGCTCCGGGGTTTCAGGGAGATTTCAGGGAGGAAGCGGGGAGGGGTGCCCCCTGCTGCGCTACACTGCTGCGCCGTTCCATGAGCATCGCTGATTCGCCCTTGAGTCCCTCTCCAGCCGTCCTCGCATGGAGCCGCGGGCTCGCCAGCCTGTCGCCGGGCCAGCAGCGCTGCCCTGGCTTCCGGCGATGCAGCCGGCCTTGAAGAGGAAGTCATTGAAATCGGCGCTGAGGTCGATGGTCTCGGTGTCGGCTGCCCCTGCAAATCCTCAGCGCCCGACGCTACATTGCCACGATGGCCAACCAGCCGACCGCCGGGGAACTCTTCCGCGCCGGTCGTCTCACCGACGACGACGTGAACTTTCCGTCTTGGCCTACCTCACGGCCCCGAAGCCCGGTCCGCGTCTGATTGCGAAAGGCGTCACCCTCGACATCGGAGCCGCAGTGGCGGTGCGTGAGTGGACTACTCGCATCGTGGATGAGGGCGTGAGCGACGCCGCGCTGCGGTCAGGACGGCCATCCTGCTGGCGAGGCCATCGTAAAATCAGCAGCCGGGCCATCCACTCCTATGACCCGACCGCCGATCGCACCGAATTGGGTAAGGAGTGGCCCATCAGACGCGACCACCCAGTAAACTGTCCACGGTCGTACACTGTTCCCTCGTCGGCAACGCCCCTGCGTCTCATCGCCCAGCTTCGCGCAAATGGTCTCAAGAAGGCTGATTCTCCGCCGCAACCCTCGCTGCGCCTACGACGAGAACGGCTGATCCCGTCGCCGGCGCGCTCGAGTGCGCCGTTTTCGCAACGCTCAATCTGAGTGAGGGACGGTCGGCATGGTCTGCGCGACAGGGAGAGCGTGGCGCTGCTTCCCGATCCGGGAGCCTCTGCACCGTCACCGGCGGACCAGGCGCAGGACACGGGTACCCGACCCGCTGCCATCTCCAGGCACAGGCGGGCCCTCCATTGCCGGCGAGTCCCTTCATCATCCTGCCGTGCTGCTCTGCAGCTCGGAAAGGTGCTCCTCAGCAGCTTTGGCGGCCTCGCGCTCAATCGCGCGGTAGCAGGAAATGAGGCGCTTCCCGAATGGCGTGACCGTCGCACCGCCGCCATGGCGCCCGCCGATCTGACCTTCAACCACCGGCTGGGCAAAGGATCGGTTGAGTTCATCCACCAGCATCCAAGCCCGCCGATACGACATGCCAAGCGCCCGCCCTGCCGCTGAAATCGAACCGTGCTCGGCAATAAGCTCCAGCAGGCGGACCTTGCCGGGACCGACCCGCACGGCGGGATCAAGATCAAGGCGGATGCTGAGCGACGCCATGGCAGGTGAACGCACCACACGATTGTGTGCCCCTCCGGCGGTCGCTCGTCCAGGGGCGTCCGCCGGGGCAGAGTCGTCAGGATCAATCGACAGCGACGAGCACGTCCGATGCCTTCACCACGGCGTAGGCGTTGCCACCGACCGTTAGCTTCAACGAGTCTACCGCCTCGTTGGTGATGGATGAGGTCACCACCTGACCCGGTCCAATCTCGATCTTCACGTGCGCGGTCGTTGCACCCTTCTCAACCGACACCACCTTGCCCTTGAGGACGTTGCGCGCACTGATCTTCATTGCCGCCTCATTACTGTGTTACACCGGGCTTGCCGGCCTCGATCACGCTGAACCCTTGGGCTTCAAAGAACGGCTTACCCTCCGCACTCCTGAGGAACTCCAGAAAGCGCGCTGCCCCCTGGCCCTTGGCATCCATCGTGACGGCAAACGGGTACACGACCGGCGGGTGGCTGTCCGCCGGAAAGACGCCGATCACCTTCACAGCGGGATCGGATTTCGCGTCACTTTCGTAGACCACACCGAGCGGCGCCTCACCCCGGGAGACCAGCGCCAGAGCCGCGCGTACATTGTCGGCCTGGGCCAGTCGCGGCCCGAGCGCTGACCAGAGCCCGAGCTTCTCGAAAGCGGCCTTGGCATACTTGCCGATCGGGACGGAGCTCACCTCGCCTGTGGCCAGACGACCGTCCGGACCGAGCACCTTGGCGAAGCCATCTGCCGTGAACGCGATCTCTCGCGTCGCAGCGTCCTTCGGTGCAATCACCACGAGCCGGTTGCCGAGCAGGTTCACGCGGCTCTCGGAACGGATCAGTCTGCGCGCGGCGAGGTAATCCATCCACTCCAAGTCAGCCGAGCCGAACAGATCGGCCGGTGCACCCTGCTCGATCTGACGGGCGAGCACGGAGGACGCGGCGTAGCTGGCCCGCACCGTGATGCCGGTCTTTGCCGTGAACGCCTTGCCGGCATCGTCGAGGGCGTTCTTCAGGCTCGCTGCCGCGAACACCGTTGTGGTCTCGGCGGCTCGCGCCTGCTGAAGGCCCAGGAGCAGGCCGATGGTGCAGAGGGCGGGAACGAGTTTCTGCATGGGGGAGCGCATTCCGGTCTCTGATTAGACATCCACCGACAGGCCGAGCCGACGAACGCCAGTGACTGGGTTCCAGGTGAAGGCGAGATCGACGCCTGAGCCGTCCGGCACCCGGCAGGTGAGTTGAGCCTGTCCATCGCGGACCGTAGGGACCAGCCGCCAGGCAGCAACCGGCAGTACCAACTGCCGACCTCCCGCATCGGTGGTCACACTGAGCGCCAGTTCACTGCGGGCTGCTATGCGATCAAAGACCTGTGCGAGCACTGCGAAGGGGAGAGTCACTTCATGAGCTGTCCCTTCGACATCCTGCACCAGCAGGTCCAACACCCCCTCGTCCTTCAGCCGAACATCCTGGACATGCTCGATCGCGAGCCGCGGCGGTGGCGGGTCTAAGGGCACAGGGGTCGACACCTTGGCGGACGAACGACCAGGCATAAGGGCCTCCCGTTGGTCGGAGCGCTATGCACAAGCGGCTATAACGCTACTCCGACCGCTGCCGGATCCGCAATCCGTGACCCACGGCTGGGATCGCCAACTACGCTGATGATCACCTGCCAGCGAGATCGGCCGCTCTCTCGCGCCGCGAGCGCCCGCTGGCCTGGGCAAGCCGCACGGCCTCGTCCCGGACCTCCGGAGTGAAACGCTTCTTGGGTTCTGGCATTGGAGACCTCGTCCCTCATGGGAAGAGCTCTCCGCTTGTCCGGCGCAAGTCCAAGGCGATCGTCGAGGCCGTCTCCGAGCGCCGCCGGCCGCAACCCAAGCGTGGCCGTCTTGCGGCGCGGCAATCCGGGGTTTCGGGGAGGCGGGCGGTTCGCCGCTTCCCGAAGATCGTCTAAGTCTTTGGAGCAGCGGCGGCCCGCAGGATCAGCCGGCTGCCGCGCACCTCGTAGGAGGCGAGGCGTTCAAGGAAGGTCATGCCGAGAAGGTTCACGCTCAGGCCGCCCGGCCTGGTGACGAGGGCCGGCACGCGCTGCTCGCGGATCGGCCCGACCGCGACGGTGTCGAGGATCACGGGCGCGGCCATGGCCGGTCCATTGGCGGTCTGGACCGTGACGGCGAAGGCCCCGGCGCGTGGGTGAAGGCCGAGGGCCGCGGCGCTCTCGGCGGTCAGCACCACGGCGCTGGCGCCGGTGTCGAAGGCGAAGACCTGCTCGCGGCCGTTGATCCGGGCCTTGACGGAGAAGCCGCCATCGGCGCGGCGCGCGATGACGACCTCGCCGCTTGGCGTGACGACCGGCTCGCCGGCCGCCAGTTCCCCAAAGACCCGGAAGGCGGCTTCGCGCGCCTGATCGCGCCACGCGTAAAGGACGCTCCCGCCGAGACCGAGCGCGAGCCAGAGAGCGAGCGCGCCCATGCCCTGGCCGAGCCCGATCCGGAACTGGCGGACGATCGCGTTCAGGACGACGAGGGCCGCTGCGGCTGCCCCGGCCGCCGCGGCCGCCTCCTGCGGTGCCCAGCCGGCGATATCGCCCTCCGCCAGCATCCCGGCCGCCAAGCCGGCGGCGGCGAGGAGCAGGGCGAGGCCGAGGGCGCCGGGCATCTCAGGTCGTGGAGGCGGCTCGGCGCCGCACCGGCCCGGATTCCGGAAAGGCGGCGGCGCGCCGGGCGGGCAGCAGCGCCATGATGCGCTGGCGCTCAGGCTCCGAGAGCCCGCCCCAGGCGGCGATCTCGTCGCGGCTGCGCCCGCAGCCCTCGCACAGGCCGGTCGCCGGATCGAGAACGCAGATGCGGGTGCAGGGCGTGGACGGGCGGCTCATGCGGGGCGTCGGCGAGAGGATGTCCAGGAGAAGTGGGCAGCTTTTCTCGGTCCGGACATACGACGAATCAAGGGCTGAGAATCCGTCCGGCGCTTCGAGAAGCGCCAGACTCTAGCGGGGGATGGCGATCAGCATCGCCAGCAGCACCGCGATCTCCGCGATCTGCTGGCAGGCACCGATCACATCCCCGGTCTGGCCGCCGATCATCCGCTCGGCCATGCGGCTCATCGTCCAGGCCGACAGGACCGCCAGAAGGCCCGCGAGGACGACACCGATCCAGGGCAGGCCGAGGAGCCACGCGACGAGCGCGACGGCGAGGCAGAGCGACCAGGCGATCGCATGCGTGCGGGGTGTCGGGCAGCCGACCGCCCGTGCGGCGCCGTCCGGCCGCGCCGGGGCGAGGGCGAGCATCGGCCAGAGCGCCGCCGTGCGCGACAGGGCCGCGGCCAGCGGCAGGACGAGGGCCGCGCGCCAGCCGATCCGGTCGGCCAGGGTGGCGACGGCGCCGATGCGCAGCGCGTAGGCGAGGATCAGCGCCGAGGCGCCATAGGCCCCGATGCGGCTGTCACGCATGATGGCGAGGCGGCGCGCCGCGTCGGCGCCGCCGCCGAAACCATCGGCCACGTCGGCAAGCCCGTCCTCGTGCAGGGCGCCGGTGACGAGCGTCGCGGTGAGCGCCGCGAGGGTCGCGGCGAGATACGGCCCGAGCCCGAGGCCGAGCCCGCCGAGGAGCGCGACGACTCCGGGCAGCGCGATCACCAGCCCGGCGACGGGGAGCATCCGCGGCACGGTGCGGAAGTCGGGCGGCGCAGGGTCGCCCGCTTCGCCGGGAAGCGCGGGCACGGGCAGCCGGCTGTAGAAGCGCAGGCAGGCGGCGAGATCGAGGAGCGGCGGCCAGAGCCCCGGATCCGGCGGCGGCGGCTCGAACTCGTCGTCGGCCTCGATCGCGGCCTGCCTCGACTCCAAGCCCGCACTCTCGGCCATCGCCGTCCGCCTTCCCGCATGTCCCTCCGGATCATATCCGAAACGGCCTGCCATCGTCGCTAACGAAGGTGGGGGCGCGGTGCGCTGCCGCGTCCGCTCGCCTTCCGGGCCGCCGGTGGTATGAGGCGCGATCCTCGACCTCCGGAGTCCCTCATGACCGCCCCGCCCCCGGATGCCAGCCCCTTCGCGGACATCCGCCAGCTCGTCGCCGGCATGCCGGGTCCGGATCCGACCGCCGCGCAGGCGGTGGCGGAGCGGCAGGCGACGCTGACCAAGCCCGCCGGCAGCCTGGGGCGGCTCGAGGCGCTCGTCGCATGGCTCGCCGCGTGGCAGGGCAAGCCGATGCCGAGCCTCGACCGGCCGCTCGTCTGCGTCTTCGCGGGCAGCCACGGCGTCGCCGCCAAGGGCGTCTCCGCCTATCCGGCCGCGGTCAACCGCCAGATGCTCGACAACTTCGCGGCCGGCGGCGCGGCGATCAACCAGATCTGCGCCGCCTACGGCCTCGGCTTCAAGGTGTTCGACCTCGCTCTCGACCTGCCCACCGGGGACATCACGGAGGGCGAGGCGATGACCGAGAAGGCCTGCGTCGCCACGATGGCGTTCGGCATGGAGGCGGTGGCGGCCGGCACGGACGGGCTCGCTCTCGGCGAGATGGGCATCGGCAACACGACCGTGGCGGCGGCCATCTACGCCGCCCTCTATGGCGGCGAGCCGGCCTCCTGGGTCGGGCGCGGCACGGGCGTGGACGCGGCGGGCCTCGCCCGCAAGGTGGCCGCCGTGGAGGCGGCGCTCGCCCGCCATGCCGGCCATCTCGACGATCCGCTCGCGGTGCTGGCGCGCCTCGGCGGGCGCGAGGTCGCGGCGATCGCCGGGGCCATTCTGGCCGCACGCCTCCAGCGGGTGCCGGTGGTGCTGGACGGCTACGTGGCCTGCGCGGCCGCGGCGGTGCTGCATGCGCTCGATCCCACGGCGCTCGATCACTGCATCGCGGGCCATCTGTCGGCGGAAGGGGCCCACGGGGCCGTGCTGGAGCGGCTCGGCCTCGATCCGGTCCTCTCCCTGGGCCTGCATCTCGGCGAGGGGTCGGGCGCCGCGCTGACGCTCGGCCTCCTCAAGGCGGCGCTCGCCTGCCACCGGGACATGGCGACCTTCGCGCAGGCGGGTGTCTCCGGGCGAAGCGCCTGAGGGCGCGGTCCGGCCCGTGGCGGAGGGGCCGTTCCCGGTCAGGCGATGAGCCGGTCGCGCCGGCGCAGGGCGGGGAAGAGGCGGCTCCACAGGGCGGCGACCAGCATGGTCGCGGCCCCGCCCACCACCACGGCGGGAGCGGCGCCGATCAGCGCGGCGAGCGTGCCGGATTCGAACTCGCCCAATTCGTTCGAAGCGCCGATGAAGACCGTGTTCACCGCCGCGACGCGGCCCCGCATCGCGTCGGGCGTCTCGCCCTGCACGAGGCTTTGGCGGACATAGACGCTCACCATGTCGGCCGCCCCGGTGACGAACAGGCAGGCTATGGAAAGAGGCAGCGAGGTGGACAGACCGAAGCCGATGGTCGCGAGCCCGAACACCGCGACGGCGATGAGGAGGCGCGGCCCCGCCTGCTGCACCAGCGGCCGGTAGGCGAGGACCACCGCCATGGCGACGCCGCCCGCTGCCGGCATGCTGCGCAGGAGCCCGAGCCCGAGGGGCCCGACCTGGAGCACCTCCTGGGCGAAGATCGGCAGGAGCGCGGTGGCGCCGCCGAGAAGCACGGCGACGAGGTCGAGGGTGATGGCCCCGAGCACCACGGGCTGCGAGCGGATGTAGGTGAGCCCGGCGAGCAGCGTCGCCCACGATACTGGGCCGCGCCCCGGCGCTGCGGCGAGCCGCGGCCGGATCCGGCCGATCGCGACCGCCGCAAGGCCGAAACAGGCGGCGGCGATCCCGAACACCACGGCGGGGCCGAGCGCGTAGAGCAGGCCTCCGAGGGCCGGCCCCGAGACGGCGGCGCTTTGCCAGATCGAGGAATTCCACGCGATGGCGGTGCCGAATTGCTCGCGCGGCATCAGGGTCGGCATCAGCGCCTGGGTCGCCGGATTCGCGAAGGCGCGGGCCGTGCCGGTGAGGATCATGAGCGCATAGACCGGCCAGACCGGCGCATGGGCCGCGAGCGCCAGGGCCGTGAGCGCGAGGGAGGACAGGGTGAGCAGCGCGTAGGCGACCGCGGCGATGCGGCGGCGGTCATAGGTGTCGGCCACGTGCCCGGTCACGAGGGCGCCCAGGATCGCGGGCGCGAAGCTGGCAAGGCCGATCAGACCGAGCGCCAGCGCGCTGCGGGTGAGGTCATAGACGAACCAGCCGACGGCCACCGCCTGCATCTGGTAGGCGATTCCGGTCAGGAACCGGGCGAGGCCGAAGCGGCGGAAGTCGGGGTTGTGGAGCAGCGTCCCAGCGGACGAGGCAGAAGAGAGGAGAGCATCGGACATCGGAGCCCGTCGTGATGGGACCGAGAGGGGCAGGAATGCAAGCATCGCCTGCCCGGCGACGCCGGGTGCGGCCTCGATTATGGCGTAGGTTTATTCCCGGCCTTTCCACCACCGATGGTCCCTGCTTGGAGCCTTGTCCGACGAAGTGGATGCCGGTTCGTCGCAGACGATGCGGCAAAGGCCTGGAGCAGAAGCCGGTCCACCGTGAACGGATTCTGCTCCAGAGAATTCGGTCTGTTGCGCGGAGCACCAGGGGAAGCAGGCAAGAGGCGCCCAGGTGCTGCGATCTTCGCCGGCCCGGCAACAGACGATGGAGAGCCGCTGAACGGCCTTTCGGTGCGAGCGGATCTGGCCTGCCGAATTGCGAATCGATCCCCGATCCCACGCTGTCGGCCGGCGGGCACGAAACCCACCCGCTCCATGGATTGCCACGACACCCGGTCGGGGATCGCCGGGTGCGGATCTCGGGCCGTGGTGGGCGGTGACGGCTCGAACCGCCGGCCCTCTCGGTGTAAACGAGAGGTGCGACATAAGGGCCTGAGACGATCCTCTGTGGCTTCGGCGCGACGGGCGCGTTCCGTTCTCGTTGGTCCGTCGGTTTCTGGGGGGCTGGAGGAAGGGGAGGGGGCGTTGCCCGTGCAGCGCACGCTGGCGACGCCGTTCCATGAGCGCCACTGATTCGCAGTCTCCCGCTGTCTTTGAATGGAGCCGCAGGCTCGCCAGCCTGTCGCCGGGCCAGCCGCCCTGTTCTGGTCTCCGCTTTGAGGATCGGGTCAGAACGCTCGCCAACGCGCGCTCGTTCGTGGGCGACGCCTCGCGGCTATGCCGATCGATTTGGAAGCCATGCTCCGTGGCCCATTGCCTGCCGGACGCGTGACTCGCATCTATCAGTCACGCATACTATGGCACCTCTTGCCAGCTTGGGAAGCAAAGTGAGTAGATTTTCCATCCTGAAAAGATACAGGCGCGCGATATTGAGGAGCCTTTTGCAGTCGCCTAGAGCAGAGGGTTCAGCTCACGGCAGTGCAGATCGCTCTGTTCCATCATTTGAGGTTCCGGGAGTATTTGAGAGATGCAGTACCATTTGGGGCGAAGCGACTATCCATCAGTCAGACCCGGCAGTTCGTTCGCTACGAGATGTCCTTTATCTGCCGTATTCGGATGGGCAAATTTGGGGACTTTACGATGAGGCGGGCGCTCCAGTAAAAGAGGCGATCGATTTCCGAGAAGGTGTCCACCTTCCTCCGGATCAAAAGCTGCCCGATGGCCCGTTGCATATCAACCTCGGTCATGCCATCACTGCTCCCTGTATCTATGTTGGAAGAATTAATCTGCATTATGGCCACTTTTTAATTAATACATTGCCGCGCTTCTGGGCTCTCGAGCAGTTCCGCCGCCCTGGGATGCCGATCTTGTGCCATTCAGCAATCCCAGTGGACGGTCTTTTCTCGGTTCCATTCTTGAGAAGTGCGTTCTCTTTGCTAAATCTGAGTCCGAGCGATTTTGTTTTATCAGATCGTCCAACAGGTATTTCTGAAATTATTGTTCCGTCCCCCAGCATCGAAGAGCAACATGCTGGCTATCGAGCTTACTCAAGGATGTGCAGGATCATGGGAGAAAAGGCAATCTCCTCCTGTCATTCTGAACCAAGCGAAAAGCCGGTATATTTTTCAAAATCAAAACTCACCTCGGCTGTCGGTGTTATAATAAACGAGGATGAAATTGAGAACGAAATGAAGAAGAACGGTATAGACATCGTCTATCCTGAAGCTCTAAGTTTTGTGGAGCAAGTTGGTTTGATGGCATGCCGAAAAAATATCATGGGAACGGCGGGGTCGTTTCTGCACACGAGCATATTTGCTCCACACCGGCGTGTTACATGTTTGAACGTAACCAGGGAAATCAATTCAAACTTTACAATAATTGACTCTCTAGCGTGTAACTCTGCTGCATATTTCTACCCTCCGACACTTGAGATTAGGGAAAATCAAGATGGCTTCCTGACAGCGAGATACCTTCCTGACGCTGCGGATGTCGCGCGCAACATGATTGACGCCATGAATCTCGGCAGTCACTGAGGTAATTCCAGCAGCGATCTCGAGAGCGCTCTGCTCTGCCTGCCTGAGATCATGGACCGGATCAGCCTCGACGCCGCCGCAGCTGTCGTTGCAGACCCATGGACCAGCCATCGCCCAATTAACGACTGCGATCCTTGCTGGCGGCGGCAGAGGCTTGGACTGTGACCGGGCCTCAACCGGTTGACCAAGCCGGGCCGTGAGGATTGGAGGTGGTCAGGCTTGGCGGCTCTCGCGCGCAGGCTCGGCCAAGGTCAGCTCACCATGCCCGACTCGCCCAGGCTCAACGCCCCACCGACCGCGATCCTGCTGGCTAGGCCGGCGTGAGCCGTCACAGGTGGCGCCCGCCTTGGCAGTCCAGTAGCTGATGGCTTCGAGCCGCCCTCGTTTCGTCGGTTGTGAGGCTGCAGACGGCCTGGCAGCCGCCCATTACTGCCGTCGTCCCAGCCTGCGCGGCCGGCATCAGAGCCACCCCACTACGGCGCAGCTCGACGACAGACCCTCGATCGCTCCCCGCCGA
Encoded here:
- the modA gene encoding molybdate ABC transporter substrate-binding protein produces the protein MQKLVPALCTIGLLLGLQQARAAETTTVFAAASLKNALDDAGKAFTAKTGITVRASYAASSVLARQIEQGAPADLFGSADLEWMDYLAARRLIRSESRVNLLGNRLVVIAPKDAATREIAFTADGFAKVLGPDGRLATGEVSSVPIGKYAKAAFEKLGLWSALGPRLAQADNVRAALALVSRGEAPLGVVYESDAKSDPAVKVIGVFPADSHPPVVYPFAVTMDAKGQGAARFLEFLRSAEGKPFFEAQGFSVIEAGKPGVTQ
- a CDS encoding glycosyltransferase family 61 protein is translated as MQSPRAEGSAHGSADRSVPSFEVPGVFERCSTIWGEATIHQSDPAVRSLRDVLYLPYSDGQIWGLYDEAGAPVKEAIDFREGVHLPPDQKLPDGPLHINLGHAITAPCIYVGRINLHYGHFLINTLPRFWALEQFRRPGMPILCHSAIPVDGLFSVPFLRSAFSLLNLSPSDFVLSDRPTGISEIIVPSPSIEEQHAGYRAYSRMCRIMGEKAISSCHSEPSEKPVYFSKSKLTSAVGVIINEDEIENEMKKNGIDIVYPEALSFVEQVGLMACRKNIMGTAGSFLHTSIFAPHRRVTCLNVTREINSNFTIIDSLACNSAAYFYPPTLEIRENQDGFLTARYLPDAADVARNMIDAMNLGSH
- a CDS encoding DUF1289 domain-containing protein; amino-acid sequence: MSRPSTPCTRICVLDPATGLCEGCGRSRDEIAAWGGLSEPERQRIMALLPARRAAAFPESGPVRRRAASTT
- a CDS encoding retropepsin-like aspartic protease family protein; translated protein: MPGALGLALLLAAAGLAAGMLAEGDIAGWAPQEAAAAAGAAAAALVVLNAIVRQFRIGLGQGMGALALWLALGLGGSVLYAWRDQAREAAFRVFGELAAGEPVVTPSGEVVIARRADGGFSVKARINGREQVFAFDTGASAVVLTAESAAALGLHPRAGAFAVTVQTANGPAMAAPVILDTVAVGPIREQRVPALVTRPGGLSVNLLGMTFLERLASYEVRGSRLILRAAAAPKT
- a CDS encoding TOBE domain-containing protein translates to MKISARNVLKGKVVSVEKGATTAHVKIEIGPGQVVTSSITNEAVDSLKLTVGGNAYAVVKASDVLVAVD
- a CDS encoding winged helix-turn-helix domain-containing protein, with protein sequence MASLSIRLDLDPAVRVGPGKVRLLELIAEHGSISAAGRALGMSYRRAWMLVDELNRSFAQPVVEGQIGGRHGGGATVTPFGKRLISCYRAIEREAAKAAEEHLSELQSSTAG
- the cobT gene encoding nicotinate-nucleotide--dimethylbenzimidazole phosphoribosyltransferase, producing MTAPPPDASPFADIRQLVAGMPGPDPTAAQAVAERQATLTKPAGSLGRLEALVAWLAAWQGKPMPSLDRPLVCVFAGSHGVAAKGVSAYPAAVNRQMLDNFAAGGAAINQICAAYGLGFKVFDLALDLPTGDITEGEAMTEKACVATMAFGMEAVAAGTDGLALGEMGIGNTTVAAAIYAALYGGEPASWVGRGTGVDAAGLARKVAAVEAALARHAGHLDDPLAVLARLGGREVAAIAGAILAARLQRVPVVLDGYVACAAAAVLHALDPTALDHCIAGHLSAEGAHGAVLERLGLDPVLSLGLHLGEGSGAALTLGLLKAALACHRDMATFAQAGVSGRSA
- the cobS gene encoding adenosylcobinamide-GDP ribazoletransferase; translation: MAESAGLESRQAAIEADDEFEPPPPDPGLWPPLLDLAACLRFYSRLPVPALPGEAGDPAPPDFRTVPRMLPVAGLVIALPGVVALLGGLGLGLGPYLAATLAALTATLVTGALHEDGLADVADGFGGGADAARRLAIMRDSRIGAYGASALILAYALRIGAVATLADRIGWRAALVLPLAAALSRTAALWPMLALAPARPDGAARAVGCPTPRTHAIAWSLCLAVALVAWLLGLPWIGVVLAGLLAVLSAWTMSRMAERMIGGQTGDVIGACQQIAEIAVLLAMLIAIPR
- a CDS encoding MFS transporter, with amino-acid sequence MSDALLSSASSAGTLLHNPDFRRFGLARFLTGIAYQMQAVAVGWFVYDLTRSALALGLIGLASFAPAILGALVTGHVADTYDRRRIAAVAYALLTLSSLALTALALAAHAPVWPVYALMILTGTARAFANPATQALMPTLMPREQFGTAIAWNSSIWQSAAVSGPALGGLLYALGPAVVFGIAAACFGLAAVAIGRIRPRLAAAPGRGPVSWATLLAGLTYIRSQPVVLGAITLDLVAVLLGGATALLPIFAQEVLQVGPLGLGLLRSMPAAGGVAMAVVLAYRPLVQQAGPRLLIAVAVFGLATIGFGLSTSLPLSIACLFVTGAADMVSVYVRQSLVQGETPDAMRGRVAAVNTVFIGASNELGEFESGTLAALIGAAPAVVVGGAATMLVAALWSRLFPALRRRDRLIA